Part of the Streptomyces sp. NBC_01264 genome, GACCTCGGCCTCGTGGACGGAGTGGCCGCGCCCAGCGACCCCCTCCCGCTGCCGGACCTCGGCCCCACCGTCACCCTCGCGGTCGCCGAGGAGCCCCTGGCCGTGCTCTTCCCGCACACCCATCCCCTGGCGCGCCGGAGTTCGGTCCGGCTGCCCGACCTCGCGCAGGCGCAGTGGATCGACGCCCCCGACACGGCGGTCCCCCTCGCCCGGCTCCGCGAGGTCAGCCACACCCCCGGCTTCCGCCCCCGGATCCGCCACCACGGCACCGATCCGCACGCCCTGGCGGCCCTGGCCGCCGCCGGCCACGGCCTGACCGCTCTCCCCCTCTCTGTGGCCGCCAACTTCCCCGCCACCACGGCGATCCCGGTCCGCACCCCCCGCCTGGTCCACCGCACGGAACTCCTCCACCCCACGACCCCGACCCCGCACGCGGCGGAACTGGCGGCCCTCCTCACGGTCACCGGCGCGCAACGGGGTGGGTGACCCGGGATCACGACACGGCGCCTACTTCCAGTCCACGCCCTTGACCGACAACTTGGTCGCCCCGTACGCGTCGGTGGAGAGGACCGTCGCAGGTCCACCACCCTTCAGGACCTCCACGACCGCTGTCACGCTCCACACTTCCTCGAGGCTGGCCCATTTGCGGCGCCCCCCACCGAGCAGCGCCCCCGATGTGTTCTCCGCGCGCATCTCGATCCAGTTCCCCGCAGTGCGGCCTCGGTCCCTGTAGATCCCCTCGAGCGTGCACGTGACCAGGGAGCCACCGTTCTCCAGCGCGAAGACCGGCAGTTCTTCCCCCACCGGCCGGTAGGAGAAGCTGCGCTGCAACTCGTCCTCGTCCCACCCGTTGAAGTGGTCCACCAACTTGCTGGTGAAGTCACCGCGTTCGAAGTGCGGACTGTCCGGCTTCCCGGCCGGCAC contains:
- a CDS encoding LysR family transcriptional regulator, with translation MDPHLLRTFVAVLEHRSFSTAASVLGYTQSAVSQHIAALEADLGARLVERRPVAPTEAGARLMEHAPALLLRLDAARADIARLHWTPDARLTLACSPAAVGPALARALARLRAAGPVEIDLHVLGRDSVLEEVLTARADLGLVDGVAAPSDPLPLPDLGPTVTLAVAEEPLAVLFPHTHPLARRSSVRLPDLAQAQWIDAPDTAVPLARLREVSHTPGFRPRIRHHGTDPHALAALAAAGHGLTALPLSVAANFPATTAIPVRTPRLVHRTELLHPTTPTPHAAELAALLTVTGAQRGG